In Sander lucioperca isolate FBNREF2018 chromosome 12, SLUC_FBN_1.2, whole genome shotgun sequence, one DNA window encodes the following:
- the LOC118496421 gene encoding angiopoietin-related protein 5-like, translated as MMTAHSLFFMCVCVCVCVCVGEHWLGLRKVFHIVNQKDTRFQLHIALVSHDDVTSYASYDDFHLDSETQFFSIHLGRYAGSAGDAFRGYDQDQNQDTAPFSASDVDNDGCNPSCSIDNRTVESCSTQHNQTGWWFNQCGLANLNGSPEDEEQNQGQRTHILWDTWRQNGVPHIIKSVTMKVRRIATNN; from the exons ATGATGACTGCacattctctcttttttatgtgtgtgtgtgtgtgtgtgtgtgtgtgtgtaggagaaCACTGGTTGGGTTTGAGGAAGGTATTTCATATAGTAAACCAGAAAGATACTCGGTTCCAACTTCACATCGCTCTGGTGTCCCACGATGATGTCACCTCTTATGCATCATATGATGATTTCCACCTGGACAGTGAAACCCAGTTCTTCAGTATACACCTGGGCAGATATGCAGGCAGCGCAG gTGATGCATTTCGCGGCTATGACCAGGATCAGAACCAGGACACGGCTCCATTCAGTGCCTCAGATGTGGACAACGACGGCTGTAATCCTTCCTGCTCCATCGACAACCGCACGGTGGAGAGCTGCAGCACTCAGCACAACCAGACAGGATGGTGGTTCAACCAGTGCGGCCTGGCAAACCTTAACGGCTCTCCCGAAGATGAAGAGCAGAACCAGGGACAGAGGACACACATCCTGTGGGACACCTGGAGACAGAATGGAGTCCCTCACATCATCAAATCTGTCACGATGAAGGTTAGGAGGATTGCAACCAATAattga
- the LOC116043670 gene encoding UDP-glucuronosyltransferase 2B20-like encodes MGSYPALAFVLLFSATLSSSCDGGKILVYPIDGSHWLNMKILVEALHSQGHQITVVRSSTSWYVSEFSPHYTSITITQEQSQNLESQDFMTSFLKRSIEIRRNKGSLWAFLDFYSNLFNMMGENQIVVAKMVVSIFENKTLTKELKETRYDLFLTDPAFPGGVLLAHYLQLPLVFNVRWLFNGEAHFAIAPSPLSYVPELFTDHSDKMDFFQRIHNIIRHGMLVYMYHYVSNPPYQDVCDHYFGPDVSVMSLIQGADLWLMRVDFAFEFPRPTMPNVVYIGGFQGKPSKPLPSDLEDFMQSSGEHGVIVMTLGTLLSDLGPEISEIVASSFANLPQKVVWRHIGKRPITLGNNTMLVEWLPQNDILGHPKTKVFVTHGGTNGIYEAIYHGVPVLGIPLIFDQYDNMVRLKSRGVAEIAEVTTLDVESLTSTLKNIIDPEKPYKQNMLKLSRLHHDKPMKPLDSAIFWMEFVMRHKGAAHLRTESYKLPWYTYHCLDVMAVFVGLGLLIIALVWVFCRCLIGCLIRTKKSVFKSKNE; translated from the coding sequence ATGGGGTCATATCCAGCCCTGGCGTTCGTCCTGCTGTTTTCAGCTACTCTGTCCTCCAGCTGTGATGGTGGAAAAATACTGGTTTACCCTATAGATGGGAGCCACTGGCTTAACATGAAAATCCTGGTGGAAGCTCTTCATTCTCAGGGCCATCAAATCACTGTAGTACGTTCCTCCACCAGCTGGTACGTTTCCGAATTCTCGCCCCATTACACTTCCATCACCATCACCCAGGAGCAGTCCCAAAACTTAGAGAGCCAAGACTTCATGACCTCTTTTTTGAAGAGGTCAATAGAGATCCGTCGGAATAAAGGCTCACTATGGGCGTTTCTGGACTTCTATAGCAACCTTTTCAACATGATGGGGGAGAACCAGATTGTTGTGGCAAAAATGGTTGTCAGCATCTTTGAGAATAAGACACTAACTAAGGAGCTGAAGGAAACTAGATATGATCTTTTTCTGACTGACCCTGCGTTTCCAGGCGGAGTACTGTTGGCACACTATCTCCAGCTTCCCTTGGTTTTCAATGTGCGCTGGCTTTTCAATGGAGAGGCCCACTTCGCCATCGCTCCTTCTCCTCTGTCCTATGTCCCTGAATTGTTCACTGACCACTCTGACAAGATGGACTTTTTCCAAAGAATCCATAATATAATCCGTCATGGCATGTTGGTTTACATGTACCACTATGTCTCAAATCCGCCTTACCAGGATGTGTGTGATCATTACTTTGGACCCGATGTCAGCGTCATGTCTCTAATCCAGGGAGCTGATCTATGGCTAATGCGGGTTGACTTTGCATTTGAGTTCCCTCGTCCAACCATGCCCAATGTCGTCTACATTGGAGGGTTCCAGGGTAAGCCTTCCAAGCCTCTTCCATCAGATTTAGAGGATTTTATGCAGAGTTCCGGTGAACACGGGGTGATCGTCATGACTCTGGGTACCCTGCTGAGCGACCTGGGCCCTGAAATATCGGAAATTGTCGCCTCATCATTTGCCAATCTCCCTCAGAAGGTCGTGTGGAGACACATTGGGAAAAGACCTATCACTCTGGGAAACAACACCATGCTGGTTGAATGGCTGCCTCAAAATGACATACTAGGTCACCCTAAAACCAAGGTTTTTGTCACGCATGGGGGTACTAATGGAATTTACGAGGCCATCTACCACGGTGTCCCAGTTCTGGGCATTCCTCTCATCTTTGACCAGTACGACAACATGGTACGTCTGAAGTCACGGGGTGTAGCTGAGATTGCTGAAGTGACAACCTTGGATGTTGAGTCTCTGACAAGTACCCTGAAGAATATTATAGACCCAGAAAAGCCATACAAACAGAATATGCTCAAATTGTCACGGCTTCATCATGACAAACCAATGAAACCCCTAGACAGTGCCATTTTCTGGATGGAGTTTGTCATGAGGCACAAGGGAGCAGCACATCTGCGCACTGAGTCATATAAGTTGCCATGGTACACCTATCACTGTCTCGATGTGATGGCAGTCTTTGTAGGACTTGGTTTGCTGATCATCGCATTAGTTTGGGTTTTCTGTAGATGTCTCATTGGATGTTTGATAAGGACCAAGAAGTCCGTATTCAAGTCCAAGAATGAATAG